GCAAAAGATACAATACCGCCGCGGCCCACATAATGCATATGCCACTCTAAGAAATCATAGATACCTTCTACATCTGTACCATCCTTACCAATTAAAGCCGGCGCAATATCGTGGTCTACCATTGCCTTTATGGCATTTCCGCCTTTCCCGCCTGTATAGGTATAACCAGTTCCTGTACTCCCATCTTCTAAAGTAATAGTGGAAGTAACCAGTTCAAAATGCGTATGGTCTCCATGTTTGGCATCGTTCATGACTTCCGGCAACGGAACCCTGAACAACTTACAATCAACCGATTTTATACGTGTACTCATTTAAGCTTTGTGTCTAATGTAAAACGTCTTTTTCTCCATGTACTGCTCAAAGCCGTACTTACCATCCTCACCACCGGAACCACTTAACTTGTAGCCATTGTGGAATCCTTGATGCTGTTCTCCATGACCACGGTTTACATAGATTTCTCCATACTCCAACTCATCATTACATTTCATGATTGTACTCATATCGTTGGTAAAAATCATAGCTGCAAGTCCGTATTCACAGTCATTGGCATACCCAACCACTTCTTCAAAAGTTTTGAATTTTAAAACAGGAAGAATAGGCCCAAAAGACTCTTCATGAACAATAGTCATGTCTTGCGTTACATTGGTCAGAACCGTTGGCTCAAACCAAAATCCTTTTTCAAATGAACTGCCTTCGGGTTTTTTACCACCCGTAGCAAGTGTTGCGCCCTCTTCCAAGCTAACCGCCACCAAATGCTCCATATGTTTTAGTTCCGAAGCATTTACCTTAGGCCCCATATCTGTATCTTCCAACATTGGATCCCCCACCTTTAGGGCTTTAGTTTTAGCAATGAACTTCTCCATGAACGTATCATAAATTCCTTCATGTACATACATTCTTTCATTACAGGTACAAACCTGACCACAGTTATCAAAACGGGAATGCAAGGCCGAATCAACCGCCGCATCAATATCAGCGTCTTCAAAAACGATAAAAGGAGCTTTTCCTCCAAGTTCTAATTGTACATGCGTAAGATTCTGAGCAGCAGCCCTTGCAATAGATTGACCTACTGGCGTAGACCCTGTCATGGTCACCATTTTTGTGATAGGACTCTCAACAAGGGTATTACCCATGGCTCTTCCTGGACCGGTTAAAATATTGATAACCCCGTCTGGAATACCAACTTTCTTAGCCAAATTACCCAACTCTAGCGTTGCTAAAGGTGTTTCGGAAGTCGGTTTAATAACGATTGTATTTCCAGCTACCAAAGCAGGACCTAATTTACGACCTGCCAAAGCCAATGGAAAATTCCAGGCTGTAATAGCCACAACAACACCGCGTGGTATTTTTTGAATCCAGATTTGCTCATTAGGGTTATCCGAAGGAATAATATCTCCTTCAATTCTTCTTGCACCTTCACAAGCGTACTCAATAAATGAAGCCGTCACCGCGACTTCCCCTTTGGCCACTTTGAGCAATTTACCTTGTTCCTTAACCAAAAGTTCCGCTAAGAAATCTGAATTTGCCTTTATTTCATCTGCCAATTTATATAGCAAATCAGCACGGGAACGAGCAGGTAATTTTTTCCATTCTTTTTGCGCCTTTTCAGCTGCATCCAAAGCTTGTTGAGCCTCCTCTACAGTTCCGTTCTGTACCCTTGCCACAACTTCTTCTGTAGTTGGGTTTACAATATCTATGGTCTCACCCGATGTAGATGTTACCCATTTTCCGTCAATAAATAGTTGGTATTCTTTAATTGCTGACATGTTCTTATTTTATTTATGTTTTCTATATGTATCCATTCTTGTAGCTGCTTTGCCTTCAAATCTTCTTTCTAATTCCCAAAGCGGTCTTTCTAATGTAAGTTCCCAGTCAAAAAGCATTTTGTATAGCTCACGAACCTTCTCTGGATGTGCCGAAGCCAAATCGTTCACTTCTGAAATATCTTCCTTTATGTTGTACAACTCTGCGGGACGATCAGGAAAACGAACCAATTTCCAATCGTTATGCCTAACGGCTCCTCTGTTCTCTTTTTTCCAATACAATGTTGTATGGGGTATACCGGCCTTTTTTTCTTTTAAATAAGGCAGTAGATCTACTCCATCCAAACCTTCCACATTACTAACATCCCCGCCTGCGGCAGTAACAAAAGTTGGTAAAAGGTCTAATGTACTTACTGGGTTTTCATAGACTGTATTTGATTTTAATATACCGGGCCATGACATCAAGAAAGGAACGCGTATCCCCCCTTCTAAGTGGTTTGCTTTTGTACCGCTTAACGGGTCATTTAATGATTCATTAGAATCCGAAGGCCCACCATTGTCATTGGTAAAAACTATAAGTGTGTTCTTTTCCAGGCCTAGTTCTTTAATATGGTCCAAAACTTTCCCACATGCTCTATCCATTGCAATAGCCATAGCTGCTAAAGTTTTCCGTTTCCCGCTCAGGCCATTCACTTTCTTTAAATCCTCTTCTATTGCTTCCATTGGTGTATGTACCGCATTGAAAGCCAGATAAATGAAAAATGGATTCTTTTGGTTTCTATCCATAAACGAGTTGGCCTCTTCTGCTAATTCATCCGTCAGATATCCGTCATGTTCTTTATAATTCTCAAAACCACGTTCAAGTCTATCTTCGTCCCGACGAAGTTTATTTTCATTTCCATAAGGCATATAACTTCTTGCGCCACCACGGAAGCCATAAAACTCATCAAAACCTCTTTTGGTAGGATGAAAACGGTCTGCATTACCTTGATGCCATTTTCCAAATACCGCCGTTTTATAACCTTGTTCTTTGAGATAATCCGCCATTGTCTTCTGGTCCAGCGGAAGCCCCATATCATCTCCGGTAATTCCGTTTTTACTCATAAGACCGGGAACGTTGTTCTCTTCGAACCCAAATTTCTGCTGATATTTTCCTGTCAAAAGTCCGGCGCGCGATGGTCCACAAACGGCCGCAGA
This genomic interval from Zobellia roscoffensis contains the following:
- a CDS encoding sulfatase, which gives rise to MKLPRQVFLFLVSFFALINGWAQDKPNIIFILSDDAGYADFGFQGSKDFQTPELDKLAKNGVRFTQAYVSAAVCGPSRAGLLTGKYQQKFGFEENNVPGLMSKNGITGDDMGLPLDQKTMADYLKEQGYKTAVFGKWHQGNADRFHPTKRGFDEFYGFRGGARSYMPYGNENKLRRDEDRLERGFENYKEHDGYLTDELAEEANSFMDRNQKNPFFIYLAFNAVHTPMEAIEEDLKKVNGLSGKRKTLAAMAIAMDRACGKVLDHIKELGLEKNTLIVFTNDNGGPSDSNESLNDPLSGTKANHLEGGIRVPFLMSWPGILKSNTVYENPVSTLDLLPTFVTAAGGDVSNVEGLDGVDLLPYLKEKKAGIPHTTLYWKKENRGAVRHNDWKLVRFPDRPAELYNIKEDISEVNDLASAHPEKVRELYKMLFDWELTLERPLWELERRFEGKAATRMDTYRKHK
- the aldA gene encoding aldehyde dehydrogenase, whose translation is MSAIKEYQLFIDGKWVTSTSGETIDIVNPTTEEVVARVQNGTVEEAQQALDAAEKAQKEWKKLPARSRADLLYKLADEIKANSDFLAELLVKEQGKLLKVAKGEVAVTASFIEYACEGARRIEGDIIPSDNPNEQIWIQKIPRGVVVAITAWNFPLALAGRKLGPALVAGNTIVIKPTSETPLATLELGNLAKKVGIPDGVINILTGPGRAMGNTLVESPITKMVTMTGSTPVGQSIARAAAQNLTHVQLELGGKAPFIVFEDADIDAAVDSALHSRFDNCGQVCTCNERMYVHEGIYDTFMEKFIAKTKALKVGDPMLEDTDMGPKVNASELKHMEHLVAVSLEEGATLATGGKKPEGSSFEKGFWFEPTVLTNVTQDMTIVHEESFGPILPVLKFKTFEEVVGYANDCEYGLAAMIFTNDMSTIMKCNDELEYGEIYVNRGHGEQHQGFHNGYKLSGSGGEDGKYGFEQYMEKKTFYIRHKA